ccatatagctggaatattgccgaatgtggcgtaaaactaaagtcactcagtcactcactttaCGTGGAGAGTGTCTTGAACTGAACTGGTGCTGTTAGAAGCTCGGAAAGTAACCATGTTAAAACGCatgtcaaatgaaatcaaaacattCCACGCAGTGCAAGTAATGGATGTTTTTAATTAATGTtaaataatgtatttatttaaaacatttatttaaacACGGTTGGCctaacaaaataatataataataaatcatGTGCAAATGTCCACAGGAGACCATTACTAACTATCACATCAACTATGACCATAGTAGTGCTCGCTGTTCAAAGCGGCATCTCATGCATAGTGATTATTTTTTCTGGACAGAGCCTATGTTCTTGCAGACACCGTCTATAGAATTGCCACGGTCTATGGTTCCAGCCACTGTCAGACGGTGCGTGAGAGTAATTGAGGGAATACAGCAATAAACAGCAGACTTCCTCGAGTGACGTCCTTACTGAAATTTGATACTTGTTGGAGTAAACAGAGATAATAACACGAAGAAATGATGTCACTACTGAATTGGCTCGCGCCTCTGCTTCTATTCCACATTATTTACGACAATGAACCGGGAACGGTTTGCGGCAGAAGGGGAAGCAACTCTCATAAGTTCCACAAGTTTTCATTGTTGCCGTTCAAACGATGAATCTACGGATTTATTTCCTTATTTGTCTATCGAGGGGTGTTAGAACTTTATGAAATGTCGCCCTAGGAAGTTTCAAGGCACAATGCCTTAATGTAGAGGTAGCATAGCTTACTACGAAAGCCGAAACGTTCGCGCGGATTACTGTTATTCTCAAAGCATGTTTTCTGAGATACTGGCTTTTGTATGGCTTTTCCGTTAAATATTTGATTCACAAGTTGAAATATCAGACTGTCCAGGTGTCATTTCCAGAATGTGTTCCTTCCAGTATGGTATTCATGTAGCTGGTACTTGTAACAGAATGTTCAGTGGCTAGGAGGATAATGCGTCAACTCCAGCATGGATTTTGCATGCAGATCTTAGAAGTCTGATTTCATATCGCAGTATGTGACAGAAATGGCCAACCCAGACTATGGCTTCTATCttaacagcaacaacaacaacaacaacagttaTTTGCCAAGTCTACGGCACCCATCACCGTTTTTTCCATTGACGCAAACTACACATATGCCGTCTTCCATTTATCAAAACAGTCAGATTGGACAAAATGTCACGTCCAATTTTACATTCACGTCTCCAACTCAGACCAATGTTGTATCCTACGCCTCACCGATGTATACTGCCTCAGTGTCCACGACGCACAGTCCATACCATGGACCTCGCACAGCCCCAGGGACTGGTGCAAGGTGGCAGCACACTGTACCACAACAGATGCCATGGATGACTACAGTACCGCAGGGGAACTCTCCAGTCATAGTATTCACAGCCCAGTCATCCCAGTCAACAGCATTAAATCATTCACCTTTGTAAGTATCCTCCATGGGTTGTAATCAAAAGGGCCAAAAATTGACACATCTGAAGGGCCAAAGAAAAGTCAAAAGGACCATAGATCAAATGATTATATATGTTGTTTTATTCGTATCAATTTGTAGTAATCATAATACATTGAAACCTAGATAAGTAAAATGGTGATAAGTGGCAGCCCCGGATAAGAAAACCTGTCCCATGTCTTCATTATATGTGATTGTTTCATGTTGGATAAGTAAAATCGAATATTCTTTATTCAGATAATGcgatgttttgatacagattcttgtattgttGTCAAGCTAGTATCAGTAAGCTAGAAAACagggtaatatatatatatataaagtacaTACTTCGCTAAAACAGCAAGGACATTAATTTGGATACACAGTGACGATGTGATGACACCGGATTTCATGCAGAAGCCAATATGAAGTCAGGAAAAAGGGATTACATGTAGAAGCCAGTTGGGGGTTACAGACAGGTTTCTGTTAGTAAATAAAGCTAGTTAGGGTAGGTTGATGAGTTCAATGTATGCAGAGGGGATGAAGTAGCCATGATCTATATTGATTGGGGATTGGTGTCATTTGATGTGGATTAAaccacaaaccaaccaatcatcaTTCTCCTCATCACAAGATTTCTTTCTGTTACAGGACTTCACATTTTGAGCCTAAAGCATCCTGTAGTTTTACTCAGAGAAGGCCCAAGAGACATTGTGAACTACATTATGACTCGTAAGTCTTTTCCCATCTGTGGTTACATATAACAGGGTTTCACTGTTTGCAAATTATTGTATCTTGTATGCAAGCAGATTGagaactgaaacaaataatatgAGTCCTGCATTATTTCTGAATCATTAGCATGCCAATTGAATGTGGTCTGAGTGAAATAGCCATGTTACTCTGTGCTGGGTGCAGTCACAAAGAATGTAGGGGAGATAGGGGTTAGATGTTATCTCCAGCAACACTTCCTTGTTAGCAAATAGCAGAATTTGTTAGTCATACTTGTCAGATGTGGTGTAGATCAATCTTGTGATcgctgtcactggattgttgggtccagactcgattatttacaaaccatctTCCTATGGACagttgctgaatgcagcgttcaaacaaaatgaaacaaactttcTCTTAAAGTAGCAGTGAATGGGTGCTCCTTTTACAGCTAACATATGTTTAGTTAAGCCTCTGTAGCAGGCATgtgggtggggtagcctagtggttaaagcattctcatgtggttctattccccatatTGATACAGTGggaggcccatttctgatgtacccAACAGCGACATTACTGGATTAATGCtaaatgcagtgtaaaactaatatcactctGTAGAGGACATGTTCATTTTCAGTTCAGTGTGTCCTAGCACAAAGATCCGCATCACGGATGAGAAGATGGCTGCTCGGATGCAGGGCTTGAACTTGACTGGGACCTCTGAGTCCACAGACAACAAGCATTACTCTAACTGGGAAAAACTGAAGGAAATAGAGGACAGGTATGGATAATTATGTGAAACGTTAATGGAGAACAGGGCTGTGTTTGCAAACTGGCTTCACTCTTACTTCTGACACCTTCAGTCACTTGTTCCTTCAGGTACTGTCTGATTAAGAAGTGAAGAGTTGCCCTGAATTTAGTTATCACTCACAATATACTGTCCAACCAATATTAGAATGATGTGTGCGAAAGAGACGTTTGTGAAAGGAGAGGGGGAGTGTGCCATGAACTGATCCACTACGTAATCAAAAGAGGAACAGGTTTGAACTACATGCACATGATTTTTGTGATCCTTGCAGTAATCACTTTCTACGCTTTGATTTGGAAGCGTCATGTTTCAGCTTGAGCATTTATATAGTAGTATCTTGGAAAGTGGACTATGAAAACAGTAGTAAACTCTACAGGTATCTGAAACTTATTATGTTGCACTCTAAATTGGGTAAACATGGtcttgtcattcattcacaaaaacTCATGAAGTTTCCTACAGTGTTATTCAATAAATGAGTACGATTtctgacaacacacacacagcgcACTAAAAAAAAGCCAGCAATACTAATGGTATATCTGTCAGTACCTTGCGCAGAATAAATGATGAAGGTAAATGCATTCCCGCGATGGGTAGCAGTAAGTTCACAAGCCCAGGGAAAGTGCATACTTGTACTGAAGGGAAATTTGACTTTGATTATTTTGATAAGGTCGCAGTTGGACAGTACATTCAACACTGTTACACAGTAACCAAGACAATGCCAACACTGACAAGCGTTATGAAAATGGCTATTTATGATTTGGGATATACACGGAGTAAAGAAACAATACGTAATTGTCCAAGAAAAATTGGTTTCAAATGGCAGAAACAGGTCCTAATACAGCGAAAAGACATTGTAGCATGGTGTTTGAGATATCCCAGAATGATTTGCCAGTACCGTAAAGAAAAGTGTTCAATCGTGTACATTGACGAAACATTGGTATACACCCATCAcacagtatcaaaatgttggcAAGCTGATGAGGAGGGGGCGTTTGGCAGTTGACGATATTCGGGTACCATTCAGGGACATGTCCAAGATTAATTTTAGTCCATTCTGGTACATGTGAGGAGTTCATTCCAAATGCTTCTTTGATATGGCGattaccatgacaaagtgaatTTCAAGAATTTCTCTAAGTGGTTGCAAGAAAAATTTATTGTTAATCTGCCCCAAAACATGGTAGTTATAATGGACAATGCCCCTTACCATAGCAAACAAATAGACAAAGCTCCAACAACTGCAAATCAGAAAGGTGAAATTAAATTGTGGCTACAAAACATGATATACCTTTCACACATTCAGTGTTGAAGTCGGAATTGCTAGCACTTGTGAAATCATGTCTGCACAGTCACATATATCATATTCATATAATTCAGAAACCCATGGGTGTACTGTTCTCCGATTACCTCCTTATCACGCCATTTTCAGTGCCATAATCATAATCCCCACCCCAAAACTCAGGAGGGTAATAACTGGACACCATGataacattttacaaataaaaCAGGCACTGAGCATACCTTACTCAAGAAGTTTTATTTTTGTGAATATCAAAGATTCTGCCAAGCTTGTCGATAATGGTTGACGCAAGCAGGACATTTGCAGCTGTAACTTTGCATTTGTATCTCAAGTTATGTTGTATTTGGTCTTTTGTTCAGATATGTAGGGGTGGGGGCAATGGGGAAGCCTGGTGGTTAAGACGTTCActtgtcactccgaagacccgggtttgattcttcacatgggcacaatgtgccAAGTCtatttctgatatttctgatcACAGtctattgctgtgatattgcttgaatatagctaaaagtggcacaaagctaaactcagtcactcagtcagcTATGTAGATGTTCTGTATATGATCAGTTTGGGACATGGCTTCCACATTGGATCTTTCCTTATAGTCCATGATATTGGATGGCAGAGGGATAGTCTTCAGGTTAAACCATCTGCTcatattgctgaagacctgggttcgagtccccacatggatataattagtgaagcccatttctggtgtctcccaccattATTTTAccagaatattgcttaaagcagtggaaaactaaactcactcactcactcactcactcactcactaaaatgaCAGACCATTTCCCCACCATTTCTACTTGTAACTTCACGAAATTCGATGGTCAACTTGGAATGTTTGCTTTCCAGACTCGAAGATGAAGACATGGGGATCGATGCCACTAGTACAACCAACAAGAACACTGAAGACAATTTGCCTCGCCTCAGAATCAAAGCTGGGATCAACCCACAAGACCTACTAAAGTCCACCATCTTACCTAAGACAATACTTGAAAACTTGTAAGTACAATTGGAAGAAGTTCCAGGCATACATAGTGACAGATTTGAAATGTTAATACTATATGTATATAAAGGTGGAAGTCAAGTGTTATAACTCATTCAAATTGTAATGGATGCCATCTGTTTGGGAGAGTTTGTGGCTATGCTCGGGAGAGTTGGTGCCCACTCTTAGTACAGTATGTGTCCCTTTTTAGGGAGTCTTTGTACCACATTTTGGAGAGTTGATGCCTTTCTTTAACTGAGATTGTGCATGTGTGACTGAGAGAGTTCATGCAAATATTTTTGAGagaaatttgaagaaaactcATCCAAATTTGGACACAGAGACAAAAATGTATCATTTCAtcgatgaaatacattttcgccAAAACGATTTGACAAGAAGAAATGCAAAGGTGATAAGTAAGAAATCTGCTTTTGGAGGAGTTCGTAATTAAAGCTTCACTCTTGATTAGTGTCGTATTTTGTTTCTtcgaatccatcatgatttaagtatttagttgactactaattttatggtcaaactattAATTTTGATAGATAAAACTGCATCTTTGTAGATCTTTGGGAGAGATGTGCAGGTGTTTGCAACAAATAGTACCCCCATTTAGATAACATGTCCCCGGTTTGTAACAGGTTTTCCTGCTTTGGTGAGTTGTACCTGAGGTTTGAAGTGAGCTGACCTTTTTTGGAAGATTGTCATTTTTCTGAGAGTTCCCCTGTTTTAGAGAAAGGTCATGTGCATTATTAACATGTTTCAGAAACAAACCATGCATGCAGGTAGTGTTGTGGAAGCCACCTGGCATTGTAAAGGACATTGAAGGGATGTTTTCACCAAAGTCATCCAGTGGTCAAGACAGCAGTCTAGAGGACTCAACTGACAGGACAGAGGACATCCTTAGCACCATGGAGGACATAGTGACATGTTCAGTGAACCAGGATCTGCCGAGTCAAATACTTCAGCAGCCTGTCCGAAACATCACCATAACAGTGCCTTCACCATCATTACATAAAGACAGGTGGGTATTGTCAGAAACATCACTATAACAGTGCCTTCACCATCATTACATAAAAACAGGTGGGTATTGTCAGAAACATCACCATAATAGTGCCTTCACCATCATTACATAAAGACAGGTGAGTATTGTCAGAAACATCACCATAATAGTGCCATCACCATCATTACATAAAGACAGGTGAGTATTGTCAGAAACATCACCATAACAGTGCCATCACCATCATTACATAACGACAGGTGAGTATTGTCAGAAACATCACCATAACAGTGCCATCACCATCATTACATAGAGACAGGTGAGTATTGTCAGAAACATCACCATAATAGTGCCATCACCATCATTACATAAAGACAGGTGAGTATTGTCAGAAACGTCACAATAACAGTGCCATCACCATCATTACATAGAGACAGGTGGGTATTGTCAGAAACATCACCATAACAGTGCCATCACCATCATTACATAGAGACAGGTGGGTATTGTAAGAAACATCACCATAATAGTGCCATCACCATCATTACATAAAGACAGGTGAGTATTATCAGAAACCTCACCATAACAGGGCCATCACCATCATTACATAACGACAGGTGGGTATTGTCAGAAACAGTCATCATTCTTCACAATTTTCACAGAGATACAGTGACTTCACCATTGACATAAACACCGAGGTGATAGAAACTTCAGTGCAACGATTCCTCTGGCAACATGATAAATACATCCTCGTGATCATGAAAAACAAAAGCACCAGGTATCTGTAGACAAGTATGTACATGTTTTTCTATTTGTGTTTATCATATTCGTTTGAATATTCTGCGCCATTTTGCACGTACAACAGTGGCTGTTGGCACCTGTACATGTTGACCATCTGTGCCGAAAATGGGTATCTGCTATATCAACTTCTGGGCCAAAAATCTATATACACAGTATTGTCTGGCGAATAAACTGGTAGGGCAGTCTTGGTCTGATACGACTGGCAAAAGGAGTAGCATCTTCTTGGGTCTTGGTATTGGGCATACAAAGTTCACCCTCTGCTGGGAGTCTTGTAACAAAGGAAGAGACAATACCTTAAGTACAAGGAGATGGATATTTTATTCCAAGGAGGGCTGGCGAAGGTGTGCACCCGACTGCTACTGACACTAAATTATATGTCGCGTGAAGCTGGGATTATATGAGCTTCGTGTGCCCTTGATTGGTCAACCAGGGATTgggcataaatcattgtttcttGTTATCTTAAACAACTTGTTTGTCACTGTCCCACTGACCATTGTTGTCACTGTGTTTTAAGAGGGTCTTTTGCTTGTTCTGCATTTCAACAGTATTCAAGAGCTCTTCGCAGGTCATCCTGTGGTCACTCTCTGGGTACACAACTTGAACTGTCCCTGACTGCCGCTGTCACCAGGTTGGCTGGGGTTGAATTACAGTCTTGCCTTCATGGATAATGttcaatcaccggattgtcttgaCCAGACTTGTTGGTTCTCAGGCtattgccatatagctagaaagAAACACACATATCAGAAACAGACATATCAAACAAATCTCACGCTGATAATCTTTCTTTGTATCCAGGTTTGCCACGACAGTTCTGACCTCAAGCACAGCCGCAGCTGACCGCTGCTTTCCCCACACAGCGGTGACAGATAATTGTGAGTTCATGGAGGACGACAACATGGACCTGTGACATCAGACCAGTTATAGCCCCCTtcatcaaaattattttcatgaCTAGTTGTTACAGGAAAATGTTGTTAAGCTCAAAATACCTGTTCATGGTGATGTTCATGGTGTATTCAAGATGTACCATGTCATGTCATTCATAGTCAAAATGGTTTAATGTACGTTCAAAAACCAGCTATGGATTTATGTTCATTCAAAATACAGCCTCTGATTTATTTCAGTTAAAGTATTTTAACAGATTTTCATAGCAATATGACTCTGTTAAGCCTTCAGTGAAATATGAAAGTGATGATTATGCTAGCACTGTGGACCCAAGTGGAACAGACCCTTGGATTCCCTCGTCCTCAAGTTGGCTTCCCTTGATACAGCTGATATAATGTTCAACAGAGCTTTAACCTTCCTTGCTCTGAATTGATGATATAGTGGTGTACAATATACTCGGTACACACAAATATCAGAGGACGATTTTCATGGCTAGATTATTTATTCAGACCTCATTTTCACATGTACAGAAACTTGTGACAATTTTACTAGCTCGGAAATGTAGTTGTGAATAGTCCTGTAGAGAGAATATTTCCAATTTTCTTGCCTCTCGCATATTCCATATAATCCCTTTCTTCTCAGTGTCAGTTTAGTTAGCTCTAAGTGCTGGAATGAATGTTCAACATGTTGTTCCATCACTGAATGTTCTTTTTCCTGGTTGTACATGGGTGTTTCACACTTGTCTGCTGTAATGTCTGGAAGTCTGTAATGTTGTGAAATGTCTGAATTGTTTGTCTGTCTCCCAATAAGTGTTATGTAGATTCTGGCAACTATCAATACTTTAGTCTAGacattgaccttgaccttctcaGGAAACATTGACCTTGaaattgaccttgacctttcatTTTGTGACATTCATGGTCTGtgtgttcacattttgacaatAAAGGTGCACTTCTTATATTATTACCACACTAACTTAAATCATGCTTGGTCGCAGGTGATTATTAGGGAACATAGCCTTGTTTCAGAAGGAAACCATTGATGTTTTACTGGTTCAAGCACTTAACGATGTTTCACTGGTCTTGTCTGTGTGGGCATGGTCTTGGCTTATGTGGCCTTACATAAGACAtaacatatgaaatattttggaTTTCACTGTGTAAAGAACATATTCAAGTACTTTTGATAGGTTGAGTCGAATCCAGGATTTTTtc
The window above is part of the Haliotis asinina isolate JCU_RB_2024 chromosome 1, JCU_Hal_asi_v2, whole genome shotgun sequence genome. Proteins encoded here:
- the LOC137298303 gene encoding uncharacterized protein, with product MANPDYGFYLNSNNNNNNSYLPSLRHPSPFFPLTQTTHMPSSIYQNSQIGQNVTSNFTFTSPTQTNVVSYASPMYTASVSTTHSPYHGPRTAPGTGARWQHTVPQQMPWMTTVPQGNSPVIVFTAQSSQSTALNHSPLTSHFEPKASCSFTQRRPKRHCELHYDSSVCPSTKIRITDEKMAARMQGLNLTGTSESTDNKHYSNWEKLKEIEDRLEDEDMGIDATSTTNKNTEDNLPRLRIKAGINPQDLLKSTILPKTILENLNKPCMQVVLWKPPGIVKDIEGMFSPKSSSGQDSSLEDSTDRTEDILSTMEDIVTCSVNQDLPSQILQQPVRNITITVPSPSLHKDRFATTVLTSSTAAADRCFPHTAVTDNCEFMEDDNMDL